The Candidatus Campbellbacteria bacterium genomic sequence TGTTGCCGAACACGCGTTTGGACTCCTTCTCTCGCTCTCAAAGAAAATTTATGAAGGGTACACCCAAATTCGTGAGAAGGGAGATTTTAATTTCAGTGCACTCCAAGGGTTTGATTTGAAAGGCAAGACGCTCGGCGTGATTGGTGTAGGTCGTATTGGATGCCACAGTATTGCTATTGCAAAAGGCTTTGGTATGAACGTGTTGGCGTATGATGTTGTTCCCAACCTCGAACGGGCAACACAACTCGGTTTTTCGTACGTGTCTCTCGACGAGCTCTTGGCGCAGAGTGATGTTATTACACTGCATGTTGCACACACACCAGAGACAAACCATCTAATAAATGAAGAAACAATTGGAAAAATGAAACGCGGTGTTGTCCTCATTAATACGAGCCGCGGGGCTGTTGTGGATACAGAGGCGCTTATTAAGGGCCTAACGACAGGGCAAATTGGGGGTGCCGGTCTTGATGTGCTTGAGGAAGAAGGGGTGATTCGCGATGAAATGCAATTTGTTCTTTCGGGAAAAGGTGAAGGGCACGATTTGCGAACAGCTCTTGCAAATCACGTACTTATCGATATGCCAAACGTTATCGTGACTCCACACATTGCGTTCAACACACAAGAAGCGGTTGAACGTATTTTGGAAACAACAATTGACAACATCGAGGCGTTTATGAAAGGAGCTCCACATAACGTTGTGACACAGGTATGAGTCGGATTTCAAACATACGCGCGGATGTCATGCAAGATTCTCGCGGAGAGGACACTATTTCGTGCACAGTGACACTTGAGAGTGGTGTTGCAGTGAGTGCATCTGTACCGCAGGGAAAGAGTACTGGATCGCATGAGGCAATTTCAGTGTCAGCACACACTGCAGTTGCACATATACAGGCACTAACACCGCAACTCATTGGACGTGAGAGTGGTACTCAAAAAGATATTGACGCACTGCTGTGTGAACGTGCGGGTGAACAAAAAAAAGAACTTGGAGGAAATACAACACTCGTCATTTCGATTGCGGTAGCGCGTGCACACGCACAAGAGATCGGTATTCCATTGTGGAGATATCTTCGTGAGCAGGCGCATATAGAAACATTTCCAAGTCCGTTTCCACGACCCTTTGTCAATATCATTAATGGCGGAGCACACACTGGAAATACAAGACTCTTTCAAGAATACATTGTTGTTCCTCAGGAAGATTCAATAGATGCGTGTCTTTCATTGGCAGAACAGATATTGGACACTATTGGAAAAAAAATTGACACACTGT encodes the following:
- a CDS encoding hydroxyacid dehydrogenase; amino-acid sequence: MTERALGVDAVYLPEHISTDTLHHADDAQIVSVFSSFPITETEFQQLPHMKYLTTRSTGYDHIDLVAAGQHGVVVSNVPSYGENTVAEHAFGLLLSLSKKIYEGYTQIREKGDFNFSALQGFDLKGKTLGVIGVGRIGCHSIAIAKGFGMNVLAYDVVPNLERATQLGFSYVSLDELLAQSDVITLHVAHTPETNHLINEETIGKMKRGVVLINTSRGAVVDTEALIKGLTTGQIGGAGLDVLEEEGVIRDEMQFVLSGKGEGHDLRTALANHVLIDMPNVIVTPHIAFNTQEAVERILETTIDNIEAFMKGAPHNVVTQV